In the genome of Halorussus vallis, one region contains:
- a CDS encoding S8 family peptidase has translation MSRPYSTLVVVLLVLVSAVVPASAALGLNDTPSIETAEHYGQPSFVVTYSDGGLTDLREWASKRSERKLIRYDNASGTATVAAPRVAVDAGLLNRVLSVRSLDDLSRLSSRSLLSSQGYIKHVQPNYVHSLAKPIEVLRDKSNASIPTQGWTALDDPKYPLNGVAFSGDANKTTMAESRAILGVDNVSANIDGTGVLVANIDTGTNTADGLVFGNGSSGSEIRISNASKNFITNTTVEQAGWDAIADGNGHGTWTSSAVAANTSNDSHDGVVPGARLLVLKALSDDGSGSTSDIAEAIRYAADQNADVVTMSLGSPVYDEAIVSAVEYAYAHGVDVVTVAAGNSRFARSPGIASPGDAQDVITVGATNGSEPSHAASAYFSQYGPDSGATDLSTGMSRGASIDVVAPGMATVVRVPVEDSSRTKLSKLSGTSMATPMVAGGAALLVDAHPSWENKTFRDWIRDGAVAVPHAAETEVGHGMFNAANSISKTDPKTEQEGAMTKAAERRDDFQRALAGDTSWLPFSVAPVIAEGV, from the coding sequence ATGTCAAGACCGTACTCCACCCTCGTAGTCGTACTGCTCGTCCTCGTGAGTGCCGTTGTGCCCGCGAGCGCTGCACTCGGACTCAACGACACTCCGAGTATCGAGACGGCCGAACACTACGGACAGCCGTCATTCGTCGTCACGTACTCGGACGGCGGCCTCACAGACCTCCGCGAGTGGGCGAGCAAGCGTAGCGAGCGAAAACTGATTCGGTACGACAATGCGAGCGGGACGGCGACGGTCGCCGCGCCACGGGTCGCCGTCGACGCGGGCTTGCTCAACCGCGTGCTGAGTGTCCGGTCGCTCGACGACCTCAGCCGCCTGTCGAGTAGGAGTCTCCTTTCGTCGCAGGGCTACATCAAGCACGTCCAACCGAACTACGTCCACTCGCTCGCGAAGCCTATCGAGGTCCTACGAGACAAGTCGAACGCCTCGATTCCGACGCAGGGTTGGACAGCATTAGACGACCCCAAGTATCCTCTGAACGGCGTGGCATTCTCCGGGGACGCGAATAAGACGACGATGGCTGAGTCACGCGCGATTCTCGGCGTCGATAACGTCTCCGCGAATATCGACGGAACGGGCGTTCTCGTAGCGAACATCGACACGGGAACCAACACCGCAGACGGCCTCGTGTTCGGGAACGGAAGTTCGGGGTCGGAAATCCGGATTTCGAATGCCTCGAAGAACTTCATCACGAACACGACGGTTGAGCAGGCGGGATGGGACGCGATTGCTGACGGAAACGGCCACGGGACGTGGACGAGTTCGGCGGTTGCTGCGAATACGTCGAACGACTCGCACGACGGCGTTGTGCCGGGCGCTCGACTGCTCGTCTTGAAGGCGCTTTCGGACGATGGCAGTGGGTCGACGTCGGATATTGCTGAGGCGATTCGGTACGCGGCCGACCAGAACGCCGACGTGGTTACGATGTCGCTTGGTTCGCCGGTGTACGACGAGGCAATCGTCTCGGCCGTCGAATACGCGTACGCGCACGGGGTTGATGTGGTGACGGTCGCGGCCGGGAACAGTCGATTCGCGCGAAGTCCTGGTATCGCGTCACCGGGAGACGCGCAAGACGTGATTACGGTCGGCGCGACGAACGGCAGTGAACCATCGCACGCGGCGAGCGCGTACTTCTCGCAGTACGGCCCTGACAGCGGGGCGACGGACCTCTCTACTGGGATGTCGCGCGGTGCGAGCATCGACGTGGTTGCGCCGGGAATGGCGACCGTCGTGCGCGTTCCCGTTGAGGATAGTAGTCGGACGAAGCTCTCGAAGCTCTCGGGGACTTCGATGGCGACCCCGATGGTCGCTGGTGGTGCGGCGCTCCTCGTCGACGCACACCCGTCGTGGGAGAACAAGACGTTCCGCGACTGGATTCGAGACGGCGCGGTCGCCGTCCCTCACGCGGCTGAGACTGAGGTTGGACACGGGATGTTCAACGCCGCGAATTCGATTTCGAAGACGGACCCGAAGACCGAGCAGGAGGGCGCGATGACCAAGGCCGCCGAGCGTCGTGACGATTTCCAGCGGGCTCTCGCGGGCGATACGTCGTGGCTTCCGTTCTCGGTCGCACCCGTCATCGCAGAAGGAGTCTAA
- a CDS encoding twin-arginine translocation signal domain-containing protein translates to MSQVSRRQFLRATALAGTVTAVGSTHVHADHGEHQPDHVSVTFDRVFLESYQPRLDLTAVKTNPEDTLPKAIYGWKASSPEHSTDVAVFWTAYSFQAGLSPFGHDSHLGDHEPVYVFVDDETGEVREVIYSAYHWLRGRATVPPLYDGRHPEATVVSPWHQYSLGASPEAEFVSVEDLLDVFNNWLDDGLEDDLAPGTARNPWKMSGRSGRRHWWREGRDGVSMNKLFYSSMLSISGLVPGIDIGGASASDNTE, encoded by the coding sequence ATGAGTCAGGTTTCTCGACGACAGTTCCTCCGAGCGACAGCCCTCGCTGGAACCGTTACGGCCGTAGGGAGTACGCACGTTCATGCCGACCACGGTGAGCATCAACCGGACCACGTTTCGGTGACGTTCGACCGAGTGTTTCTCGAATCCTACCAACCGCGTCTCGACCTCACGGCGGTCAAGACGAACCCGGAGGACACTCTCCCGAAAGCGATCTACGGATGGAAGGCATCGAGTCCCGAGCATTCGACGGACGTCGCCGTGTTCTGGACTGCCTATTCCTTTCAAGCAGGCCTCTCACCGTTCGGGCATGACTCGCACCTCGGCGACCATGAGCCGGTCTACGTGTTCGTCGATGACGAAACGGGCGAGGTCCGAGAGGTCATCTACAGCGCGTACCACTGGCTTCGCGGCCGGGCGACAGTACCACCGCTCTATGACGGGAGACACCCCGAGGCGACGGTAGTTAGCCCGTGGCACCAGTACTCGCTCGGAGCAAGTCCGGAAGCGGAGTTCGTCTCCGTCGAAGACCTGCTCGATGTCTTCAACAATTGGCTTGACGATGGCCTTGAAGACGACCTGGCTCCTGGGACTGCACGGAATCCCTGGAAGATGTCCGGACGGTCTGGCCGCCGTCACTGGTGGCGGGAAGGACGAGACGGAGTGAGCATGAACAAGCTGTTCTATAGTTCGATGCTTAGCATCAGCGGGTTAGTTCCTGGTATCGACATCGGCGGTGCGAGCGCAAGCGACAACACGGAGTAA